One window of Leptospira barantonii genomic DNA carries:
- the yidC gene encoding membrane protein insertase YidC, with amino-acid sequence MEDRQSRLFLALILSMGIWMGVNYFFFPSAPPKKPSETKEANSDKPSEKKQDQVPTEKKKESLTAAPVQETKVIPTESKKTLVVTDSYIVEFTSLGGRISKFYMKDHNGADGQPIQVARKNPEALTVDGKTYQGVELSREKGFDFNFTDSLNALPNSDWNQVPFSVEENKSERTVVFSAVSPDKTYQLKKTFRFFQGENYFKVTVSIVNLTKEKLSFASPKNTQYLRTFGSLGPFPKDRALNDRDTANFFRFYHLGGSFNDTLDGSSSVGFWSSVGNFFTGSSGADESFSVKTNAESGVDFAGTGSRYFIAVADPLDHKAQGVVLDNRPKNESGAVLLYDNIVLSAGETYNLDFASYVGIRESVGMVFRNPELDPGQAKNSPFAGLSSDLSKSFNQGMTTPFRNGIIWVLKQIYRFTVPNYGWSIIIFAILFKLVFYPLNQKQADSMKKMQELSPQLKTINEKFANDPKMRQQKTMELYKKNNVNPVGGCLPMVIQIPIFIALYTAFSDTIDLWNSPFLWVKDLSEPDVIWTSPAIPYFTQTGIGLNLLALLMVGTQIFQTRMTSVSMDPNQKMLMYVMPVMMLYIFWNMPSGVTLYWTFQNILSIGQQWITNHMKKTEEKKKAKA; translated from the coding sequence ATGGAAGATAGACAAAGTAGATTATTTTTAGCTTTAATTCTCAGTATGGGAATTTGGATGGGAGTGAATTATTTTTTCTTCCCTTCCGCTCCTCCTAAAAAACCTTCCGAAACCAAGGAAGCGAATTCCGATAAACCTTCGGAGAAAAAACAGGACCAAGTTCCGACAGAAAAAAAGAAAGAATCTCTTACCGCCGCTCCGGTTCAGGAAACGAAAGTAATTCCTACCGAATCAAAAAAGACGTTAGTCGTCACCGATTCTTACATCGTGGAATTCACTTCCTTAGGCGGGAGAATCTCCAAGTTTTACATGAAAGATCACAACGGCGCCGACGGACAACCGATCCAAGTCGCTCGTAAAAATCCGGAAGCTCTCACCGTCGACGGTAAAACGTATCAAGGTGTGGAGTTATCCAGAGAGAAAGGTTTCGATTTTAACTTTACGGATTCCTTAAACGCGCTTCCGAACTCCGATTGGAATCAGGTTCCTTTTTCCGTAGAAGAAAACAAATCCGAACGAACCGTCGTATTCTCCGCCGTATCCCCCGATAAAACGTATCAGTTGAAAAAAACGTTTCGTTTCTTTCAAGGTGAGAATTATTTCAAAGTTACCGTTTCCATCGTCAACTTAACCAAAGAAAAACTTTCTTTCGCATCTCCGAAGAACACTCAATATCTAAGAACATTCGGAAGTCTTGGACCTTTTCCGAAAGACAGAGCTTTGAACGACAGAGATACCGCGAACTTTTTTAGATTCTATCACTTAGGCGGTTCGTTTAACGATACTCTGGATGGAAGTTCTTCCGTAGGATTTTGGTCTTCGGTCGGTAATTTTTTTACGGGTAGTTCCGGTGCGGACGAATCCTTCAGCGTAAAAACGAACGCGGAATCCGGCGTCGACTTTGCAGGAACCGGTTCCCGTTATTTTATCGCGGTTGCCGATCCGCTCGATCATAAAGCGCAAGGTGTCGTTCTGGATAACAGACCTAAAAACGAAAGCGGCGCAGTATTATTATATGATAATATAGTGTTGAGCGCGGGAGAAACTTACAATCTCGATTTCGCGTCTTACGTCGGGATTCGCGAAAGTGTTGGAATGGTTTTCCGTAATCCAGAGTTGGATCCGGGCCAGGCTAAGAATAGTCCGTTTGCGGGTTTGAGTTCCGACTTGAGCAAGTCCTTCAATCAAGGGATGACCACCCCTTTCAGAAACGGAATCATCTGGGTTTTGAAACAAATCTACAGATTCACCGTTCCTAATTACGGATGGAGCATCATCATCTTTGCGATTCTTTTCAAACTCGTTTTTTATCCGCTCAACCAAAAACAAGCGGATAGTATGAAGAAGATGCAGGAACTTAGTCCGCAGTTGAAAACCATCAACGAAAAATTTGCGAACGATCCTAAGATGCGTCAGCAAAAAACGATGGAACTCTATAAGAAGAATAACGTAAACCCGGTCGGCGGTTGTCTTCCTATGGTGATTCAAATTCCGATTTTTATCGCTCTTTATACCGCGTTTTCTGATACAATAGATCTTTGGAATTCACCATTCTTATGGGTCAAAGATCTCAGCGAACCGGACGTAATCTGGACTTCACCTGCGATTCCTTATTTTACTCAAACCGGAATCGGCTTAAACCTTCTCGCTCTTCTGATGGTCGGTACTCAGATCTTTCAAACGAGAATGACATCCGTATCTATGGATCCGAATCAGAAAATGCTCATGTATGTGATGCCGGTTATGATGCTTTACATTTTCTGGAATATGCCTTCCGGTGTTACCCTTTACTGGACTTTCCAAAACATTCTTTCCATCGGTCAACAGTGGATCACCAATCACATGAAAAAGACCGAAGAAAAGAAGAAGGCAAAAGCTTAA
- the yidD gene encoding membrane protein insertion efficiency factor YidD — translation MNQLAIKLIQLYKKLISPLLPPACRFTPSCSEYAAQAFQEYGFFRALQLSTWRILRCNPLSRGFEDPLPPNIKRTNCAHGR, via the coding sequence ATGAACCAACTTGCAATCAAACTGATTCAGCTCTATAAAAAGCTAATCTCTCCTTTATTGCCGCCCGCCTGTCGTTTTACACCCTCTTGTTCCGAATATGCCGCTCAAGCGTTTCAAGAATACGGATTCTTCCGTGCGCTTCAGTTAAGCACTTGGAGAATTTTGAGATGCAACCCTCTTTCACGAGGGTTCGAAGATCCCTTACCACCTAACATTAAAAGGACGAACTGTGCACATGGAAGATAG